One genomic region from Prevotella sp. Rep29 encodes:
- a CDS encoding inositol-3-phosphate synthase produces MKEREVKPAEGKLGVMVVGCGAVTTTFMTGVFMARKGLAKPIGAMTQYDKIRVGKGAEQKYLSYGEIVPLSTLDDIEFATWDVYPQNAYQAAMYAEVLKEKDIEPVRVELEKIVPMKAAFDKNFAKRLDGDNVMEGKTRWEMVELLREDIRRFKAEKKIARVVVIWAASTEIYVPVYEPVHNTLDALEKAMKNDDREHIAPSMCYAYAALTEGAPFIMGAPNTTVDIPAMWELAEKTRMPIAGKDFKTGQTLVKSGFAPIIGTRCLGLSGWFSTNILGNRDGLVLDEPANFRTKEVSKLSTLETILKPEEQPDLYTDYFHKVRINYYPPRNDNKEGWDNIDIFGWMGYPMQIKINFLCRDSILAAPLLLDLCLLSDLAARAGRYGIQRFLSFYLKSPMHDYVKGEEAVNNLYQQHTMLKNAIREMGGYEADEEMD; encoded by the coding sequence ATGAAAGAGAGAGAAGTAAAACCCGCAGAGGGTAAGTTGGGTGTCATGGTTGTTGGGTGCGGTGCCGTCACAACGACCTTTATGACAGGTGTTTTTATGGCACGAAAAGGACTTGCTAAGCCTATCGGCGCCATGACGCAATATGACAAAATCCGCGTAGGGAAGGGAGCTGAGCAGAAGTATCTTTCCTACGGCGAGATTGTGCCATTGTCAACACTGGACGATATCGAGTTTGCAACATGGGACGTATATCCCCAGAACGCCTACCAGGCGGCGATGTATGCAGAAGTGCTCAAAGAAAAAGATATCGAACCCGTACGGGTTGAGTTGGAGAAGATTGTTCCGATGAAGGCAGCCTTCGACAAGAATTTCGCGAAACGACTTGACGGCGACAACGTGATGGAAGGCAAGACCCGCTGGGAGATGGTCGAACTGTTGCGCGAAGACATCCGCCGCTTCAAGGCTGAGAAGAAGATTGCCCGCGTTGTCGTCATCTGGGCGGCATCAACAGAAATCTACGTGCCTGTTTATGAGCCGGTACACAATACACTCGACGCGCTGGAGAAAGCGATGAAAAACGATGACCGTGAACATATCGCACCGTCAATGTGCTATGCCTATGCAGCACTCACTGAAGGCGCTCCCTTCATCATGGGCGCACCCAATACGACGGTCGATATTCCTGCCATGTGGGAACTGGCAGAAAAGACACGCATGCCAATTGCCGGAAAAGACTTCAAGACGGGACAGACACTGGTGAAAAGCGGTTTCGCACCCATCATCGGCACCCGCTGTCTCGGACTCAGCGGCTGGTTCTCTACCAACATTCTGGGAAATCGTGACGGACTGGTGCTCGACGAGCCGGCAAACTTCCGCACGAAGGAAGTCAGCAAACTATCGACACTGGAAACGATCCTGAAGCCGGAAGAACAGCCCGACCTCTATACGGATTATTTCCATAAAGTGCGTATCAACTATTATCCTCCCCGCAACGACAATAAAGAAGGCTGGGACAACATCGACATCTTCGGTTGGATGGGCTATCCGATGCAGATTAAAATCAATTTCCTCTGCCGCGACTCCATCCTTGCCGCACCGCTGTTGCTCGACCTCTGCCTGTTGTCAGACCTTGCTGCGCGTGCCGGACGCTACGGAATACAACGTTTCCTGAGCTTCTATCTCAAGAGTCCGATGCACGACTATGTCAAGGGCGAGGAGGCAGTGAACAACCTCTATCAGCAACACACGATGCTGAAGAATGCAATCCGCGAGATGGGCGGTTATGAAGCAGATGAAGAAATGGATTAA